The nucleotide sequence CTCCCCAACAGGTGGGACGAACCTGGAGTTCTCCATTCTCCCCGTTGGGTGAAAAGTGAAACAACCAGGGACACCCAACCTCCCTTTCCACTATCCAGAGGGTCCCTGGGATGGCAGGGGGAAGGTGCTCCAACTCCAGGGTCTATCCTTCCCCCGGAATAGGTGGGAGAGAGCTAGGCCAGGGGGTCAGTCGGGAAAGAGTCCCTTCCCTTGGGAAGAAGCTACCCCCCGAGATTCCTCTCTCCAAGTCCGGTGAGAGGCGTTaacctgggggggaggggagggagggctcTCTCGGTCTCTCccgggctgggggtgggggaggagcgcGCACCTTGGTGGAAGCTGACGTCATGGCCCTGGACGCCAGCTCCCGGGGACGCAGCTGCAGCAGCTGCCGCGCGAGCAAAGACCGGGAGCAGCCCGGCCAACAAACGGCCGCGGAAGTCCCGCCCCTCTGTTCGGCGAGCTGCCCCTCACCGGGCCCTGGAGTCCGCCGCGCCCGCGCTCCTCCCCCGCACCATCGGGCGGACGGAACGCTCCGTCCACGGGGCACGAAGGGAAGGCGGCGGCCACTGGAGCTCGGCCCTGCTACCGGGCTCGGGAGGCGGAGCTCGCTCAGCTTCCGGCGAAGCGCCGCCACACTTCCGCTTCTGGCTAGCCCCCCTCCGGGTTCGCTTTCCCTCTACGCCCCACCTTCCTAGCCCCCAAAGCGCCGGGGGTTTTTCCTCCGTCAGCCTGCCCCACAAGCACCCCAGGCGCTTAGAGAAGGAAGGGGCCACAAGCACAAACTCACACCGAGACCGCAGAGAACACCTTCGCTTTATTGTCACTAGCAGAGACGGCCCGGGGGCTAGGAAGGGGAAGGTGGAGCCACCCCCACGCAGGAGGGGTGAAAGGACCGAGCGAAAGGGCTAACTGAagcccttcttcccccacccgCCCATCCACTCCCCGGGGGAGCCCGCGACACCCTCAGCGCCTAACGGGAAAGAAATGGAGGGGCCCCAAGACTTAAGGGGAAGGTGAAGAGGAGGGAATTTAAATAAGAGACATGGGGTGAGGGGTTAGGGGGACCCCCAGATCCTCGGGAGCGGAATGGAATGGAGGATCCTAACGGACCATGTATTCTTTGCGCTTGTTGAGCCGGACTTGGCAGAACGAGAAGCCCCCGAGGAGAAGATACAGGCCAGCAGCAATGAAGCAGTTGTAGCTCACTTGTTCATACAGTTCATAGATCTTCCGAACACCAGTCCTGGAGGACGAAATAAGAGTGAAGGCAGCGGCTCGGCCTCCCGAGGCCTCACTGTCCCCGGGCTACTTCGAGTCCAGCCCTCTCTGTTCTCCGCCAACTCTCCAAGCTCCCAGGGGGCCCAAGTCTCCAGCCTCTGGCCCTGGGAAATCCCTCCCATTCCCTACAACTCACTCGGTAAAATCGCTCTCAGTAAAAGGTACATCCTCGATTAGCACAGCAGAATGGACATTGAAGAAAATTCCAAGAAGGACCTGGGGAAAGAACACGAGGGTAAGGGGTGGGTGAGACCAGAAATCTGGGTTCCCAGTCACTCCACATGAATCAACCTTGACTGCCCTTCTACCCGCTCTCAGATCTGGCTGTACCTAGGGATGTGCTCAGACTAAACCGGAATCAGCCGCTTAATTCGGGATGTCACTCGGGTGAAACCGAGAccaccttccctccacccccaactcaaAAAGGGCAGGCCCACAGTGATCCAGCCACAGATGTCACCCACATCGCCCTTCTCTCCCACCAAGGGGCGTCACTACCACGGGATGGACTTCCTCCTTTTGACTTGCTACCCCATTCCGGAGGCCAAGGACAAATAAGGGGAGACTGTACCCCAGGTTTTTCTTTTATCAGATTCAGAGTCTCGCTTTCCTTAATCAGCTCTTGTTCCTCAAGCTCCCCAGACCTTTCGCTCTTCCCAACCTCGACTTCACCCCATGAGACTGAGCTCCCCGGCAGCAGGGTCTGTCGTGCGCGTTCCTTGTAATCCCCGGCGCTCAGCAGCCGgacttcattccttcctcccctaGTTCCCCAAGTtctcatccccctccccaccatcccTGTCTCCCCCGATTCCTCGAAAGCGGTCTCAGGTCCCGCTCCAAAAGCGTTTCCATCAATCATTCTCTCGCTGCCACAGACTTTCCGCGCGCCCCGTCCTAGAGATTCCTCCAATTCCGACGCGCCCTCCCTCCGCCTCCTCACCAACATGATCACCCCCCAGGCGCTGAGGACGATGCCGCAGGCGGCCAGCTTGGGCCCGCAACACAAGAGGGAAGCCATGGCGATCCCTGGCCGGGACTGACAGTCCGTGCAGGAGCTGGAGCGGAGAGCGGGTCCCAAGAAAACGAATCCTGGCTTGAGGTACCTCAGCGAAGCTGGAGCGGAGGTGGGAGCTCCCCAGGAGGGAGGGCGGAGCGCGAGCCGGGAGGGACCAGAACTGGGGGAAGGGGCGGGACCAGAGGGAGGGGTAGGAAGCCGATTTAGAGCGCCGGAGACCGGCTGTTCCcagagattggaaaggtagaaagaaacgCCGTAAAGAAAGGATACCGAGGATGAAATCTGCAGCCCTTCCAGCTTCCACAAAGTTCTAATTTACCGGGTCCGGGGGGAAATACGAATCtgtccctcctctttctccccatgAACATGGTACAGTCCGAAGGAGGAGGAAACAAGAAGGGGGGGGCTTTTCACGTGACTGAACGACTTCAGAGTCACGTGATGCCGAAGGTGCGCCTGCCTGCCTCTCCAGTCTAGCAAACTGTGAGTGGATCTGTGGATTGCCAGTTCGAGGCGCCCTTTTTGGATATTGGCCTAGTTTTCCTTGTCTCTTAACGAGAGAATGCAGGGGAAGGGCCTTGCGGAAGCCTGGTGGAGGGGGACGTAGTCCGGCAGTGCATCTTATGAAGGGAGTGCTATGGCTTTGGAAGGGATGTGGTGTAAGGCCTGCTTGTCCAGTGGGATGATAGCATACATATTTTCAGGTCTGCCAAGTGGGTCTTATGAAATTTCAGAAGGGGGTGGGTGGTGGTGTAGGAAGAACCAGGGATTTAAACATCCAGAGGGAAAGCTCCTttgttccctctttttctttagcAGTTACTAACGAGGAAGAGCATCTTCAAGCCCCTAGACTCAGTGTGCTTCTGTGACACAACCAAGAGGCTAGGAGTTATCAGAAAAGCAGTTGCAATCAAAGAGAAAAAGCCACATGCCCCATGCTTTAAAGCTATGAGAGCCATATAATccagccccccccccttttttttgccAAAAAGGAAATTTAGGCCCACAGAGGTTGAGATTTGTCCATTGTAACAGAGTCAATGTcagggtcagaatttgaacccaggtctctaaATTGAATGCTCTTTTC is from Trichosurus vulpecula isolate mTriVul1 chromosome 7, mTriVul1.pri, whole genome shotgun sequence and encodes:
- the RNASEK gene encoding ribonuclease kappa; the protein is MASLLCCGPKLAACGIVLSAWGVIMLVLLGIFFNVHSAVLIEDVPFTESDFTETGVRKIYELYEQVSYNCFIAAGLYLLLGGFSFCQVRLNKRKEYMVR